In one window of Maribacter sp. BPC-D8 DNA:
- a CDS encoding vWA domain-containing protein, which yields MAMNERKGFRFETYKAPEQSIFDRLFDIFQELITHTSGDFDEAIDWLRELDKEYELTTEDYTIEDFIEELKAKGYIREEFKDGGGDAQDGEEGSGGGDISITAKMERIIRQRALDQIFGKLKRSGAGNHKTGKSGQGDEHTGDLREYRYGDGLENISMTESIKNAQINHGMGSFQLSEDDLVVEDTQHKAQMSTILMIDISHSMILYGEDRITPAKKVAMALAELITTRYPKDTLDILVFGNDAWPIPIKDLPYLKVGPYHTNTVAGLQLAMDMLRRKRNTNKQIFMITDGKPSCLRMPDGTYYKNSVGLDDFIVEKCYNMARQARKLHIPITTFMIAQDPYLMQFIRHFTEANKGKAFFTGLKGLGEMIFEDYEANRKKRLK from the coding sequence ATGGCTATGAATGAACGAAAAGGGTTCCGCTTTGAAACTTACAAAGCACCCGAACAATCAATTTTTGATAGGCTATTTGATATTTTTCAAGAGCTTATTACACATACATCCGGAGACTTTGACGAAGCTATAGATTGGTTACGTGAATTGGACAAGGAATATGAACTTACAACTGAAGATTATACTATTGAAGACTTTATTGAAGAATTAAAGGCGAAGGGTTACATACGCGAAGAGTTTAAAGATGGCGGTGGAGATGCTCAAGATGGCGAAGAGGGTTCTGGTGGTGGAGACATTTCTATTACCGCAAAAATGGAACGTATTATTCGTCAACGTGCGCTAGACCAAATTTTCGGCAAACTTAAAAGAAGTGGTGCTGGTAATCATAAAACGGGTAAATCTGGACAAGGAGATGAGCATACTGGAGACTTACGAGAGTACCGTTATGGTGATGGTCTAGAAAACATATCTATGACCGAGAGTATTAAAAACGCTCAGATTAATCATGGTATGGGAAGTTTTCAACTGAGTGAAGATGACCTTGTTGTAGAAGATACGCAGCACAAAGCGCAAATGAGTACTATTCTAATGATAGATATTAGCCATAGTATGATTTTGTATGGTGAGGATCGTATTACGCCCGCTAAAAAGGTTGCCATGGCTTTGGCAGAATTGATTACGACGAGATATCCGAAGGATACACTTGATATTTTAGTTTTCGGTAATGATGCCTGGCCAATACCGATTAAAGATTTGCCGTATTTAAAAGTAGGTCCGTATCATACCAATACCGTTGCAGGTTTGCAATTGGCGATGGATATGCTTCGTAGAAAACGGAATACCAATAAGCAGATTTTTATGATCACCGACGGTAAGCCAAGTTGTCTTCGCATGCCCGATGGTACATATTATAAGAATAGTGTTGGTTTAGATGATTTTATTGTGGAGAAGTGTTACAACATGGCGCGACAAGCACGTAAGTTGCATATTCCTATAACGACTTTTATGATTGCACAGGATCCTTATTTAATGCAGTTTATTCGTCACTTTACCGAAGCAAATAAAGGCAAGGCATTCTTTACGGGATTAAAAGGATTGGGTGAAATGATATTTGAAGATTACGAGGCGAATAGAAAAAAAAGACTGAAATAA
- a CDS encoding DUF7638 domain-containing protein — protein MKLFDKIFKKKNVDKTSDLTTITRTETFEGFSIPGIIHNMQYHFTDLQVYSDGLISCWEMVDLSILRNKINQGWIVTKIPNGEAISIFNLGNWYIEQGEWDHTKESLYEFISSLIKRLNPTLENLHNYNGNNSKKIGKVDVAKHFDPSPKPYHYDDLDSILPNKVNGEKFHFFYRINDNKTYLTELSIYESGRVELTNLPTKKVINFSDVKNLINEKVLVSDLKIGETVTILNLGSFKIKSGSGVDINFKLNELTDKLNELNGKENSITKCARIFEEYKNNPNVKLMEELKIAYEAVPEHKRIFVGTMDTKDYEVRQVIYGDIVKKEWEDDYGYEYPYDDMPEPKDK, from the coding sequence ATGAAATTATTTGATAAAATATTTAAAAAAAAGAACGTTGATAAGACTTCAGACCTGACAACTATAACAAGGACTGAAACTTTTGAAGGATTCTCTATTCCTGGAATAATCCACAATATGCAATACCATTTTACTGATTTACAAGTTTATAGTGATGGTTTAATTTCTTGTTGGGAAATGGTAGACTTATCAATACTAAGAAATAAAATTAACCAAGGATGGATTGTAACCAAAATTCCAAACGGAGAAGCAATTTCAATTTTTAATTTAGGTAATTGGTATATTGAACAAGGAGAATGGGATCATACAAAAGAATCTCTATATGAGTTTATTTCGTCCTTAATTAAAAGATTAAATCCTACTTTGGAAAATCTTCATAATTACAATGGAAATAATTCAAAAAAAATAGGAAAAGTAGACGTTGCTAAGCACTTTGATCCTTCGCCAAAACCTTACCATTATGATGATCTTGATTCAATACTCCCAAATAAAGTCAACGGAGAAAAGTTTCATTTCTTTTATAGAATCAACGATAATAAAACCTACCTAACAGAACTCTCTATTTATGAAAGTGGACGTGTAGAATTAACTAATCTGCCAACTAAGAAAGTTATTAATTTTTCGGATGTAAAAAACTTAATAAATGAGAAGGTTTTAGTTAGTGACTTAAAAATTGGAGAAACTGTTACAATCCTAAATTTAGGTTCTTTTAAAATTAAATCTGGAAGCGGAGTTGATATAAATTTCAAGTTAAACGAACTGACAGATAAATTAAATGAACTTAATGGTAAAGAAAATAGCATTACCAAATGCGCAAGAATTTTCGAAGAATACAAAAATAACCCTAATGTTAAATTAATGGAGGAATTAAAAATAGCTTATGAAGCTGTTCCTGAGCATAAGCGGATATTTGTTGGAACAATGGATACTAAAGACTATGAAGTTCGTCAAGTAATATACGGAGATATTGTCAAAAAAGAATGGGAAGACGATTATGGATATGAGTACCCATATGATGATATGCCTGAACCAAAAGATAAATAA
- a CDS encoding DUF1853 family protein, whose amino-acid sequence MDLNEITPIAILEKLRLGHQMEYVCKQLLDTSDAYEVLLHNMPIRDGKQTIGEIDFILKETATQQLIHVELTYKFYLIDTAIENPIHQLVGPNRSDAFYKKLEKIKNNQFSLIHTSIGQKALLEKGIDTTNIKQQVCYKAQLFQPYKIASLDISPINTHCIVGYWLRMAKFNSSDFMDHKFYIPTKSEWVFNPFEEVAWISHDAVIEIIEERLNNKSAPMVWMMKGDTEFEKFFVVWW is encoded by the coding sequence GTGGATTTGAATGAGATTACTCCGATAGCTATACTTGAGAAATTACGATTAGGGCACCAGATGGAATATGTATGTAAGCAGTTGTTGGATACTAGTGATGCATATGAGGTTTTACTTCATAATATGCCAATACGAGACGGAAAACAGACTATTGGAGAAATAGACTTTATACTTAAAGAGACAGCCACGCAACAACTGATACATGTAGAACTCACCTATAAATTCTACTTAATCGATACAGCAATTGAGAATCCTATTCATCAATTAGTCGGACCAAATCGAAGTGATGCATTTTATAAAAAGTTAGAGAAAATTAAGAACAATCAATTCTCTTTAATACATACCAGTATTGGTCAAAAAGCACTTTTAGAAAAAGGAATAGACACTACAAATATTAAACAACAGGTGTGTTATAAAGCACAATTGTTTCAACCCTATAAAATTGCTTCATTAGATATTTCACCAATAAACACCCATTGTATTGTGGGTTATTGGTTACGAATGGCGAAGTTCAATTCTTCTGACTTTATGGATCACAAATTCTACATACCTACTAAAAGTGAGTGGGTGTTTAATCCTTTTGAAGAAGTAGCATGGATTTCTCACGATGCTGTTATTGAAATAATTGAAGAACGCCTCAATAATAAAAGTGCTCCTATGGTTTGGATGATGAAAGGTGATACTGAATTTGAGAAGTTTTTTGTGGTTTGGTGGTAA